A window of Gemmobacter sp. genomic DNA:
GCCATGTCGCGCATCTCCTCGGCGGGGCTGTCCACATCGGGGCGGCGCTGTGCCCCGGCGGCGGGCAGATCCAGCCCCGAGAAATCGGGCTTGGCCCCCGGCCGGACGGATGGTTCGGCGAACGACAGTTTCAGCGCGCGGTCGGTATGGGTGCGGTCCATCATCATCAACCCTCCAGTCCGGGGCAGGGGCCGCCGGTCACGGCCAGGATGCCGGGCATCCGTTCCAGCCGCGCCAGCCAGGTTTCCGGCGCAACCGTGCCGCCGGCGGCATAGTCGATCCGCACTTCGGCGGGGGCGGTGCCGGGGGCCAGGTGAACCCCGGTCAGGGCAAAGCCCGCGCGGTCCAGCTCGGCCAGCGCGCGGACCAGCATGTCCAGCGGGGACTCGGTCCTGAAAATTGCGAAATACATCTGGCTCCCCCCGATACCTGCGCGAAAGGATGCGCCCAGATCGGCAGAATGTCCTTTCGTTGTTATTGCAGATGGGCCATGTATCAAAAGGATCATCTGTCAGGGGCGACAATGAAGGAATCATCTTCCGACCGCAGTCTGGATGCCATCGACCGGCGCATCCTGCGCGAACTGGTGCGCGATGGGCGGTTGTCAAATGCGCAACTGGCCGAACGGGTCGGGCTATCGGCCAGCCCCTGCTGGCAGCGCACCCGGCGGCTGGAATCCGAAGGCTATATCCAGGGCTATACCGCCATTCTGGACCGCGAATTGCTGGGTGTGCCGGAAACCGTGCTGATCGAGGTCACGCTGGAACGGCATGACGATGCGGTGCTGGAAAATTTCGGCCGCCAGATGGCCGCCATGCCCGAGGTGATCGAGGTCTGGCTGGTAACCGGCGAATATGACTATGTGATCAAGGTCGCGGTGAACGGCACGCGCGGCTATGAGGAATTCCTGCGCCACCGCCTCTACAAGGTGCCGGGCATCCGCCATTCGCGGTCCAGCTTTGCGCTGCGCTGTCTGAAACAGGGGGGCGTGCCGGTGCTGGAGTGATCCGGCACGCCGTTCGCGTCAGTACTGCGCGGCGCAGGCGGCGCACAGGTCGGCATCGTCCAACCCTTGCGCCTCGGCCGCCTGGGCGCGTTTGACGCCAAGGTAGCTGCGGATCAGGTCCGGCGCGAACCAGTTGCGCAGGGCCTCACTGGCCTCCATCGCGTCCAACGCGGCGTCCAGCGTTTCGGGCAGGCGGTGCAGGCCCAGTTCGGCCCGTTCGCCCGACGACAGCTGTTCCGGGTCGCCCGAGAACACGGGTGCCGTCAGCCCCCGGACGATGCCGTCGGTTCCTGCCCGCACCAGCGCCGCCAGCGCCAGATAGGGGTTCGCCGTGGCATCGGCCGCGCGGTATTCCACGTTGAACTGGCGGGCAGGATCCTTGCCCGGCAGATCCACCGTCGGACAGATGCGCAGGCTGGCCTCGCGGTCCCGCTCGCCCAGCCAGGTCCAGGCGGAGGACCAGTTGTGCGGCTTCAGCCGCAGGTAGGACGACGGGCT
This region includes:
- a CDS encoding Lrp/AsnC family transcriptional regulator, producing the protein MKESSSDRSLDAIDRRILRELVRDGRLSNAQLAERVGLSASPCWQRTRRLESEGYIQGYTAILDRELLGVPETVLIEVTLERHDDAVLENFGRQMAAMPEVIEVWLVTGEYDYVIKVAVNGTRGYEEFLRHRLYKVPGIRHSRSSFALRCLKQGGVPVLE